DNA from Triticum aestivum cultivar Chinese Spring chromosome 7D, IWGSC CS RefSeq v2.1, whole genome shotgun sequence:
TTTTGAATGGGAAAAAAATGAACAATTGTGGCCTGCAAGTCTAGGTCAGTAGAAAGGCCAAGTAGAGGTTGTTAATTCTTAGCTAATCAACTGCAAGGTAGTATGAAGAATCAGGGGATGGATATTTTGTTGATTAGTAATCAGGCTTCATTTAGTTTTCTCAAAAAATCGGACTTCATTGCATACTGGAGTAGAGTAGAGTTGTTGTGCTGTTGTACTTGGTTGCATAATTGCCTAGAGTAATCAACTGAGAATCACTACTTATCCTTTTGCACTTCACGCAGGTTGGTTTGGATGGGATTCGGATGCTTGATCCCAACACCAGTAGAACATTGAGGATATATCCTCTTGAAACTGTGACTAGATGGGATGTAAGTCACGAATTCTTGTCAAAAAGCTTTTATTTCTTCTGTTCCTTTTTTGTGATTTATTTTACTAAATATTATAGCATCTGTATCTAGGTATTGGATTCTTCTGTATTTGCCTTTTGGTCGAAGAGTTCTGTTGATCTTGAAGCAAGAAGAATAAGGCTGAAGTCAAGCAGCTATACAACCAACACCATTCTGGACACTGTGACAGCTGCCTCTGTTCAGGTTTGCATCTGAATTAATGATACTTTTTATTTCACCCTTCAGTTTGTTGTAATTTTGAGCTGTTAGCATCCATTGTTTATGGAGAAATGTTGACAGTTAGATTTTTTTTAACCACAGTTCAAGGAGATGGCAAGCAGCGTTTCGAGAAGTAAAGCAGCTGCTGATCCTGCCAGCCCTTCTGAACAGCAAAatgagaagaggaggaatttcctTGATTGGAGGAACTTAGTGAAGCCCGTGACTGAGGAGAAAGACCACTGGGTAAGTTCTTTCTCCGTTTACGTTTGAAATGAGGCCTGCTTCCAAGTGTGCATTGAATTATTACTTCTTATTGTTTCCAGTTTGAAATTTTATAGAGCCAACAATTATACCCTTCTCTAACTTAATTATTGCCCATTTGTCTGGAATATTTGTTGCTTAGGCAGACTCATGCAAAATTGTTTATCTTTCAGTCTATCACTTTGCTTGGACGAATGAAGCTCTTGCAGTGTTTTTTCCTCGGATTATGTCCTTTCTGTTATTAACTCTTGATGAACTGTTTGAACTTTTACTCTGCTTTATTTTTAAACATCTTATCATGGCAGAAACTAATTCAGCAGATAAAAAAAATGCAGTGTGATCACAAATGCACGGATGGTATTTAGGAGAAAGTCAAGAGTTAATGTTTAATTTGTATTTACTTGGCTTACCCAATATTGTATGTCTTACCAATATCCTGTTTTCAGACGACTTATGGCTTCCCAATTGTGTTATATAGTTCATGGCTGCAATATTTTCCATTTGTGCATCTCACAGTAAGGCTTCTGCTGTTGTTCAGTTGCTGTGTGGCTTGTTCTCTGCACTGTTGATTTGACTTGCAGTGCTTTCATGTGACGTTGTACCTGGCTTGCTGTCTGCCTATATTTTTCTCTCTTCTGCCCCACTGAAGAAAAGGAAATCCTTAGCTACTCTATCAGTATATGGTTACATGTTTTTGGGTGTACTACCCTTCTTTCCGTGTTCTTATCCATTCGGGTTTTTTTCTCGTGGCATCATCTTGTTTTCTGCATTTTACTGTCAGGTCCCAGATGAAGCAGTCAATAAATGCACGGCCTGTGCAGGAGATTTCAGTGCCTTCAACCGCAGGGTAAGAGCATTTTGCTATTTGAGATGTTGATGACGTATACTTCACATCCATCTCTTTAATTTGTGAATTTGTACATTCAGCATCACTGTCGGAACTGTGGCGATATTTTCTGCGATAAGTGCACCCAGGGAAGGACTCCTCTAACTTCGGATGCTGATTCTCAACCAGTCCGAGTTTGCGACAGATGCATGGTAGTGttcttttgcttcaccctcttatATTGCAGTCATAGTTGTGATTTATGTTATGTACACCGTTCCGTGCTGTTTAGTGAGCATGGGCAATAAAAGAGCCTCTTGGTATACTGTGTACTTAAACTTCATAACTTCTGAGGCTAAAATTTTGAATCTTAAATAGCTATTAGCTGTTTGACTTAGGGCTTCATCACTCATTGAAAGCACAAGAGACCTGGACAAATATCAAACTTAAATAAATTGTAATTGTATCTTAGTTATGCTTCCTTATTACTGCATGTTGGGTGTGCCTTTTCTTGTCTTCGAAGGTGGAGGGTATGACCTTTGTTAGCCGATACCACCCACATTTTTTTCAGAGTATCATGTTTAAGGACAAAAGCAGCTCCCGATGTTTAATGCGAGCATTGATGTTCAGTGTTAATCCCCTTTTTTTCCTGTGAAGTAGCTTCCATTGCAGTCCACATCCTTTATTGCATTGCTACTGGTGGGAGGTTATACTATTTCTGAGTTCTCAATGAATGATATTAGTGTCTATTTTTTGTTATTCCGATAGGCTGAAGTTTCTCGAAGACTGAGCAGTGCAAAGGAAGCTGCAAATCGACCTGTTGTTCAGAGCCATGAGGATCTCGCCAAAAAACTTCAGGTGTGCCTTTTGGCTTCTTATTTTGTTTCTTTAGCCAGCAAATATTTATAGCTTACAGTAATTACACAGCACAACTTGACTGGATTTAAAATAAATATGCTGACATAACCTGATCTCTGGTCTGATACAGGAAGCAATGGATATAAACAAGAAATCATCTTCAGGTTTGTGTCTTCATATACTTGTTGCATTTCACATGTGTCCTCTTCATTGTTCACTATTCTGCTTATAAATAACTGTGTTGGTTGGTTCCTTGGCAGGCTCGAGATCTTCAGACGGATCTTCTGGCAAGCGAATGCGGGAGGTCGCATGCCCCATCTGCACAGTCCACCTCCAGGTTCATCACTCTCACACCCCTTTTCATGACTGATGACTTGCGTTTGCCCCGCATCGACATCCAAACCCAGTTTATCTAACCCAAGGTAAACCAACCCTTTCCTACAGGTGCAGGTCCCAGCATCTGGCTCGGAGACGATAGAATGCGGCGTTTGCCAGCACCCTTTCCTCGTCAGCTCTCGTTGAACACCAGTCCCACAAGTCGCTCAGATCTCTTCCGCTTTGATCCCTGTCAGAGATCCCCGTGCTCGCCGAGGTCATTGCTCCAGTCAGTCGTCATCTTTGTGGCGACCTTTAGTCCGTGTCTGTATACGAGCTAATTCAGTACAGTTGTGTTGAGAAGCAAGGATGAAAGAGATGAATAAGAGATGTTGTTTGCCCAGTAACTTTCACCTGCTATTTTCGTCGTCTTCTCTTTCCCTTTTGTTACTATCAAATATATATGTGTAGATTCAAGTTTCATGAGATGTGATGTAATGTAATGTAACGTGTTGCGGTTTGTTTTCTCGCAGTCGATCAGTTCCCTTGCGTTCTCTGGCGGCCTTTTAAGGCAGTTCCCAAACTAGTCTACTCTTTTTAAGCAAGATGCTATAGAAATATACTCTCTTTGTAtcaaaatgtaagatgttttttgacactatgaCTGTCAAAAAAAGTCTTAGatttcgatacagagggagtacatattttttTATTTGCGGGGATGTTTCAGAAACCATTGACTTGTAAACAAATGGTACCTCCGTCTGttcgggtttattggtccccctccCATTTTCTGCccaattttgatcataaatttgacTAACAAGATGTAAGTTGTAAGTCACAAAACTTATTTAGTTGGATTCATATTCGAAACAGGTTTGAACGATACTATTTTTGTGGTAAATAATTTGTTTTTTGGTAGTTAAATCAAATGCCAAAGTTTGACCCCAAAATACAAAAGGGGCTAATAAATCCTGATGGAGGTGGTAcaaagaagtactccctccgttcctaaatacaagtccttttagacattttaaatggactacaacatacggatgcatgtagacatactttagagtatacattcactcattttgctccgtatgtagtcacttgttggaatctctaaaaagacttatatttgggaacagagggagtatttggttAAGTGGTTTTATTAAAATTTCACTGAAATAGCTGGCTCGCGTCAAAAAATATGTATTCAACAGGCGCTCTCATATCTTGACTCCTTACAAAACTTGCTAAACCTGTTTTTTTCCCATAGAATTCAAAATATGTTTTTCCTGCCAGGGATTTTATAAAAAAGTCTTGATGCTGAAGCCCAGACCGGTCCATTTGTATCTCGGCCCGGCGGCCCGGCCCGCCCGCTCGCGTGACCCGAAAGCGGCGAGGCTCGAACCCACCACGAGGCCCCAAAAGCAGCGGAAAAGGAAAAGCAGCGAAGCCTCGAGACTCCTCCCCCCGGTCCTGTCCTGTCTCCCCCAGCCCCGGCGGCTCTCCCGCTCCAcggccgccggcgagcgccgccaggGAGGCAACTGCAGGACATACAGAAGGTGGCGCACGCGCAACCGACCGCGTGGAGCGCGGAGCGGAAGGATGGACGCGGCGTGGGCGTGCGCGGTGGACCGGGCCGCCGGCGTGGCCGACTCCACCAGGCGCTTCTTCCTCTCCTTCCGCcgccctccgcctccgccgcccggcccCAACCCGGTAAGTGAGCATGCCCACTCGCCGTCCTCTCGTCCCGTACGAAATTCGAGGGTTTGTGGCCTGGCGCCATGGCAACAATGCCGgccgcggccggccggccggccaagCGCTCGGCCCGTCTGGGCGCTCCGTGCATCGCCGGCCGGGCTCGCCGTCTCGGTCAGGAATGACCATGCCCTGTGCTGCCTATAGTGTTTACAACTGCTGAGGGAGCTGAATTGCCGTGGCACTGAAGAAGTAGCTGCTTCTTCAGATGTGAATCTACTCATAGTGGGTATTGGTGGCACAAACCAGGGCAGATAACCTGCAAAGGAGGCTTTTTTTTAATGGCATTGACCACTGACCGACCAGCCCTGATGATCTGTGAAGATTATGTATAGCTCTTACTTGCACAAACTTGTCTGATGATCTCTGCTGATCTGTAAAAATGAATTGATCTGTTTGCTGCTAGTTCCTTAGCCTGGCAAATAAAGTGTCTCAATTACATCGGAGCTCGAGACCCCTGGGGCTCGAGATACCCGCTGTCTTTTCTAGCATATATCTGTCACCATTGCGGAGGGGCACAAAGTTGGTTATCAATTGGGTAGCACAGCCTTTTTTTTTCTCATTTCCTTTGAACATAGGcatgttttgtactccctccgtccggaaaagcttgtccctcaaatggatgtatctaagcttgggacaagttttttcggacggaagGAGTATCCTCTTATTTCATGTACATTTGGAAGACGACAAGGAAACCAACTTGTGCTGACCTCCCTGCCTTTATTCTCTTGCCGTACACTGCAGATAGACATCTTGAAGCGTCTGCAGCGACAAGCGTTCTACGACATAATGCAGCTGAGGGATAGGCAAGAGAAGGTCGAGAAGGTGCTCACGCTGTTCAAATCTCACAAAGTCGGTCCATTTGCGGAAGAGAGCACCCGGGTCAAGGGCCTCATCAATTTCACCGGAGCCCTAGCACTGAACAGCAAAGAAGGCGTGGAACCATACAGCCCGGAAGCAAATTCTGGCATCAGCTCACAGTTTGCGTTCCGGACAAGTGTCCGGAAGAAGGACTCTCTCCTGGCAGAGCTTGCCACCGATTCCAGATACTTCTATCAGGAAAATGATCTCATGGGGAGCCCTCTTGTGCTGTCGAAGGTGATGTACCTGGCAAACGTCAGCGACCACATGTCTGTTGCTGCGGTGCCGGTAGGAGCAAGGTGTGATGATTtttcaaccgatccaagcatccAAGAGGTAATTAATTTCTTCATCCTGGCACCTGTGCTCATACACCATCATTTTGCCTGCTGATATATCAGATGGTAGTTTTCTTGACAGGGGCAATGGGTTCCCAGCTTCCATACCTCGCTGAGGCCACCTCTGCTGCTTAAGCGTCACAAGCGCGCTGCTGGCCTGATACTGAGGTCGCAGAACTTCGCGGCCTCTCTCGCCGAGTTGATCTCAACAGCTGCGAAAAGCTCGGGTGAAGCCAGCAGCATCTTCACCGGATTCGGGCAGATTTCATGCAAGATGTGTGACGACATAAAGCTGACCATGTCCGCGGCCTGGCATGGACCGTCTGCGATTCCTCGGAAGAGCAAACCGACCGCTGGAGGGTGCCTCGACTTCGAGCTGAAGTTCGACGAGGACTCGAGATTTGGGGCGTGGGTCGAGGTGAAGAGGTCGAACCCGAGGCAGCTGAAATGGGCCGTCACGCTGTCGGATACGCCGGAGAACGACCTAGGCTGGGGCGTGAGCCTGCGGAGAGGCTCCGAGGGGGCGCCAGAGCGGATTCAGCTAGAAGGGTTTCTCAACTTACATCTAGGCCAGAATGCCACCCTGCAGCCTGGTGTCATGTTCAACCTGGATGGGAGGCGATGCGCCCCAGCGCTCGTGTTCCGGTCAAGTTGGTTCTTGTGAGGCCTGAGTGAGTGAGTGATCCCTCCTGAGGATGTAGAGAAGCCATGGTAGAGCAGAGCAAGTAGAAACAATCATTTGTGAAGTCTGAAAGAATGACAGTAATTATCATTGTGTCTGATGCTATGATAGGTTTTGTTATCATTATCATTGTCTAATGCTATGATTGGTTTTTGTTACCGCAGTGGTTTCAATATCATTATTCTTATGCTGCCCTGTGATACACGTTCAGAAACAGATGTGTACCATTTTTGTATTTGagtcaagcctgaaactgaaatggCGAAGATGGGTTACCACTTGGAAATGCAAAAAACATGACACATTCCATCCTCAACTTTTTTACATGTAACGTAGTTACAAGTTCGTCGTAAAGATTTGGACCTATAGTCTATGTCATCTGCAGCAGAATCCACTGGAAATTGCAGAAATTTTCCCCCGACTACAACACAccaagaaaaggggtgttctactTTGCACAACCAAAGAAATCATAATCGAACGTTTCGGATCCAGTCTAGCTTGCCTGCGAAGTTCTTTTTACAGCGGGGAGCTCCACGGAGCTGAGGTCTGCGGGGTACGGAGTCCACAGCCCTAACCCTCCCCTGCTCTCCTTCAGTCCCTTCTTCAAAATCTCGTCGATCGTCTTGGCCCACTCCACCTTCGACGAGTGCTCCCTCGTGTGTCTGTGCAGGATGAACAAGGAATTGTACTCGCAGTTGGGGAACATGAAGAACTTGAGAGCGTCTCCGAGCCGATGGGCCACGTAGCCGAAGCTGAGCTGGTCACGAGGCGTGAAGAGGTTGACTTCGTTGAACCAGAGGCAGCTGAACAGATCCGTTATCGTCGTGTGCTCCCTGATCAGCACCGCTCCTTCTGGTATGTCTGCAAGTCACAGCTTGTTTAATTAGCACTGGGAATTGAGGAACTATGGAAGCACAACAGAAATACTCAGGAGGTGGAATAATTCATCAGTTATTTCATACTGTACTATACAGTAAGCTTTGTATCCTAGGCTTTGCTTAACAGCTTCAGGTAAACGTCCAACTTAGTGGGGAAATGTAAATGGACTCACCACTAGGCATCCTTTTCGTTTCGTCCCAAGGCTCCATTCCCTCGTGGTAGTATATCTTCATCTGAAGATCAACCAAAGGCCTTGCATATCGCTTCCTCCGTTTGATTGCATCACCCTCCTCATATATGCTTCTATGATGTTTGTGGACAGCTACTGCAAATGTGTATTTTCCCCGCCAGAGATATCTGCAAAGAGTTTGCTCTGTTGAATCTGTTTCAGGTGTCAAGAAAACAAAAATAACTTCTTTGAAGTTGCAGGTAAACAACCAACCTTTCAAGAATAAGCAGTGGATCAACCATAAGCTCCATTTTCCCATCAATCCAAATGCTATACCAGGCTTGAGGAAATAGCCTATGCGTCAATATCTTTGGTACTTTTCCATTCCTTCTAGGTTCATCAAATGGAGGGCGGTGCAGTGTTACAAGTCGCCATATACCAACCCATTTCCCTCCTGCACTGTCAACTTTGACAGTGACATTCTGTTCAATGAAGTCAAAGGATACCTCATCGACCACCATCAAGAAGCAGAACAACTTTTGAGAGCGAAGGCTAATATTTGATGGCTGATGAGGAGCGTCATAACCATCAAAAATACCCGAGGCAACCACAAATTTGCATTTCTGTATGTACTCGACATCAACAGCATCCATATCTGCACCGCTGTTTTTCATAAATCCACAATGCACCTGAGCATATACCAAGCCATCATCATTCACTCGGAAGAAAATTCCATGAATTACAAAATATGCCATTATAACAGAAGATCCAGTACATAAAGAAGATAAGAGGTGGTAATAAGCTATTTGTTTAGAAGACCAATGTGCAGTTTGCTTTAGACACAATGGAAAGATTGCAAGTGATATTTTATATTGTACGCAGGCACTTGAAGAAAGATTGCAAGTGATATTTTATATTGTACGCAGGCACTTGAAAGTTAATACCAGTGTTCGAACTTCAGCAGATTCTAGTAAGTAGTAACTCTCATGTTCTACACTATTTACTTGCTGGAAGAATAAATAAGCAGGCCAGTGAATATTAATGCGAAAAATAACAAGCTTAATATCTGCATACTTTTCCCAATTATAATTAGTAGCAACCAAACTCTAAAGGAATGAAACAGGGTCTCAAGTAAATTGTGAACTGAAGGGTGTTTCCAAATTCCAACCCAGTTTGAAAACCATGTGGTCCTCATCTGTGAAGCTTCAAAGAAGCCACAGATGCAGAACAAGACATGCATGGCCAAACATCAAGCTCAAAACATATTCAGAACAtagttttcagttttaaaaaaatagtacAATGGGGCAATTCCTGCGTTAAGAGTTATGCATGTGCTTTAATACTAGACCACTGGTTTAGATGGCAGGACAAATCCTTGCATGTTTAAGCACAAATACACTGAATTAAACAGAAACATAGTTGTTTTCCCAACATTTATCCACTCTCTCTGGTAATTAACAAAAATGCAGCAATTACCTTCATGGTAGCATTCAGTTTGAAGCTTTCCTCCCTCTGCTTCCAGGTTTGACGTCCTCCAAACAGCGGCGGAGAATCTTTGTCCCGCTTGTCAACCGTGATGTAGGACAGATTCTTCACGATCGCATTGGGAGTTCTCTTTGGAATGACGACAGCGTCTGGATCATCCGCGACAGGTATCGAGCAGCCTGTAGAACGCAATCACTGGTGCTTAGACCATAAGAGATGAAAATCTAGTGTCAAAAAAACCGGCAAGGCATAAATAAATGAATCTTACGGTGGAGCGGTTTGGACGGGGTTCCCATTGGGTCCAACGCGCGGACAACTTCACCGTCTTTTCTACAGAGCGCTGCACGGATGCAAAGCATAGCAAGCCATGTGAGGATAACAGAGAATGGTCGTCGCGAGCAGGTACATTTAACTTTCGAATGTGGCACGACATAGACAAGACGAGATGTTGAAGCTCTAACAGGGCATCGTCGTAATTGAAGAAGCTAATGCGCAGCATGCCACCACGGAGATGCATCAGTTAGTTAATTAGCTGCAAGTTTTAGTCAGGGACTGAATCCCCTGCAACTTGCACTAGATAAGAAGAGAAGACATGGTAAGCTCAAGCCACCAATGCAAACGCCAAGGAGATGAACAAGTTCACTCTCTGGGATCGGTAAACAAGGCAAGGCAGGAGATGTAGAAGTTGATCCGCAGGGATTACTCCACGGGGCAACGGCGAGCAGGAGCAACACCCGCGCTCGGCTCTCTCGTCCCAGACCAAAGTAGGCGGATAGCAGTGCGATAGCGAGCATCAATCAGTCGATGGACGAACAGCGGAGCGAACACGGGCGGCACCTCGactgagggagggagggagaggagggggtGACCTGAGAGGAAGTAGGCGGAGGGGGAGGCGCAGGACCAGAGGTGGAAGGCGAGGAGGAGCAGCGCCCAGGCCACGGCGGAGACGAGCAGGAGCCGCGGCCGCGCCGACCCCCTGCGCCACGCCGCGTCCCCgacgccagccccgccgccgccccctttgccTCGCCTcgccattcctcctcctcctccttccctcccgcGGGAGCTGGGGCcgggggggctagggtttgggcggcgcCAGATCGGGCCGGAGGGAGGGACACTGGGCTGGAGCGAGCGACGGAGGCtgcttttcttctcttcttctcctcctcccccgATATTCCGATAAACCGGTCGATTCATCGCTTATTACGCTATATATAAATCGGCCGATATACCGAtaaaactggccgatttacccttTATCTTGGGCCGatcgataagttcccgataagtgATATCCTCAGCATTCGCCTGACCTCCAGGCCGCACTGGATTAAAGAAAACCAAGTACAATTTGGAATTTCTCATTCGAATGgccttctttttttgtttgttgttgttgttgtatgttAACCTGCCGCAGGTGCTCGCCTCTTCGCAGCATTTTACAAGGCAGCATTTTACAGGATGAACTCAGCACAGCGCTCGCCTTCCCGCAACATTTTGTACTACAAGATGAATTCAGCACAACCATTTGCTTTTTTCGCAACGTTTTTACCACATGATGAATCAAGCACAGCACCACGCTACACAGCGACCGCAGGAAAACGATCTTCGGTCCAGCGGTGTTCACACGGAGATCGGGCTCGCACGGTTTCAAGACAGGCATGTTCAAAGCCCCCTTTGAAACCGGAGAAATTTGATGTAAATATGTAATGTTTTCTTCTCATCTCAAGTCACAGCCCTGGCTTTCCCAGGGGTAATGTAACAACAATTCAGGTCAGCACTTCATCCagagaccacacacacacacacaacaattCCACACAAGAAGAGACCGACTGGAGACCTCGTTTACCAGACACCGCCACACCATTTGGCATAAGGAAGCGCCGACGCGTAGAAAAAATGTTTTGTATCCTGTTATTATCATCATTATTTTCCACTGGACTTATGCTATTTACATACATCTGCATACACATATATACTGGCGACCTTCCACATTGACAACATACAGTCTGCTTATTAATATACAGCTAGACGGCATCAGAGCGCAACCATGCCCCGGAACAGTAGGGGGGTCAGTAGCTTCCTAGAGAAGTGGGAAGATGTTGCCGCTGTCGTCGTCCCCACCCTCAAGGTAGTTGAATGGAGCGTCCCCCTCGTAGCGGAAGTCGGGCCCGACGTAGCACTTCATCTCGTGGAACAGGTTCAGGTTGTCCACCAGCTTGTGGAAGATGTTGCACCCGCAGCACTGACGCAGCAACAGAGGAACACAAGATTCAGCAAGTGCGTATAGGTTAGGATATGATGTGCTTTGGTAAATATACCAAGGCAAACATATACCCAGAATGAAGGAACTCTCATTAAAAAACATATGCTGGAGTTCATAGTGCATACAATAAATAATAAGATATCGCAATAATGCACAATTACTAGCTCACTCCATAAGCAAATTTGATTTTGCAGGGCAAAAGACCACCATGGTATTACCAAGAAAGTACATTTGGGTAGTGGATTAGAGGTTTGTGTGGCACTGTGGCTGATAACTGGCTATTGACTAACTAACTCAAACTGCACGCTTATCTGAGCCTTTTGATTTTATGCATCTAAATGCCTAGAGGTCGAAAGAACATAATCCTACACTGCAATGATACCCAGAATATGTATCACACTGCTATATTTATCTTTGGAGCTCATCTCATGATAGCATAAAAGTATCCTGTTGATGGACTAACCTTCTTCAAGTTCAATGCCACAGATATATGAAAAGGCAAATTCTATGCGGCGGCATATGTCCTACAGTAACTATACACTACTAGTATGCCTGAATATTCATCAACTCTTGTCATAGTATGAAAATAAAGCCAACCACTGTAAAATTCATCTCAGCCCAATTGTTTAAGACAGTGTTAGTATCAGGTCAACCTGGATACATATCCAGCAACTGACAGCTGCAATACCTGAACGAACACGGTGCCGTCGGTGTAGGCGTGCGGGTTGATGGCGCGTGTGGTCCGCTGCCCGCATACGTTGCAGGTGAAGGCCACCCGCATCCGCCGGCGCGGGGACTTTGTGAAGAGCGACCACGGCAGCGTCGACACCTCCGGCCGGTTCGCGGCGCCGCCGGCCATCGGCGGACCCTCCATCCCCGACCCTGTCGTCCAGCCGCTCCCCGTCGCCGCGCTCATCACCAGCCCCATGGCCGCGTCCTGCAGATGCCACAGCGACCCCATCAGCAACAGCTAAAGTTGATCAGACGGTGCCAGCTGAAGGGAGAACATATTGATGCACCCCCGCATAAAGCAGAGCAGAGAGCACTGATCCCAGCCCATGCTGATAAATCGGAGCGCTATCGAACGAGCAAATCAAGCGGCGAGCTGCAGCACGCATCGAGGCCTAAAACCGTCGGGATCTCGGGCAAATCCGGCGCGAATCGACCACCACACGAGACGCAAGGCATGGGAGTCTGATCCAACAGCGACAAGCATGCTAAATCGAACGAGCAAACGGAGCAAATCAGGGGAAGGCGCGTCGGATCGCGGCGCCCGAGTGCGATATCGGGggccggacaccgccgccgccgccgtcgccgtccgtACCTTGGAGAAGGGCGAGAAGGAGAGGCCGTACGGCGCGAGGCCCGTGGGCTCGCCCCCCGAAGACGGCGGCCTGGGCGGCTTGTGGGCTCCGGCATCctccccctcgccgccgtctcTCCCTGCAAGGCAAGGCAAACGGGGGCGTGAGCACCGGCGCAGCAGCAGTAGAAACGAGACGCACGGGACGGGATAGGGGCGCGCACGCTTGGAGGCGGCCGCGACCGGGACGAAggaggcggcgcggcgccggcgccggagagCCGCGGAGGGGAAGGGCGGCGCGAGGGCGCGGGAGGTGGTGGCGATCGCGACGGACTCCATCGGCGGCGGCGAGCagatttctcctttttttttcccCCTCTCCGGCCCGTGGCAACTGGTGAAAGAGAAGCGAAAGGCAAATGCGTCTCAACGCGTTTGGGGTGAGGATCAGCGCGCGTGCGCCGGGCCCACCGCCCCGCGTGAGATGTCAGCCTCAGCAAGCTCGGTCACAGACAGACACAAGAGCTCCCTGGAGAATCTGGagaattttttctccaaaaatgtcATCAGTTATCACCAAACCGTGGGAAATTCAAATGAAATACACATGATTCAAACGAGACCGGGAAAACGCGCGCTCGATTTCATCGTcgtcttctttctttctttggcaAAAAACAGGGATGGATAAACCATAGTATCAGAAGAATGCATTTTTACCCCCAGCAAACATTTACACCAACACTATCACCACTCAGCTATCCTGGACCGGAGAGCGCCTATGTACAAGAGAGCTATTGTTGCGGGGGTCAAAAGGACGCCCTTGTTTCAAGTGAAGAGTGCTATGAGGCTGCTACGATCAATCGTCGTCGTTCATGTCTTCGGCGCAGCCACACCCCTCGTCGTCTTCATCGCCCGAATCTCCGTCTGTCG
Protein-coding regions in this window:
- the LOC123168149 gene encoding protein FREE1 isoform X2 is translated as MESCSMSISSHKSSFSFCTLLHIDICKRAHALTSRLAPLSVPPPPPTGDLTRSLPPSPIRRPPARPPEMHPAGAGDYSAPSYYPPYPAPASAPAPAPAYHPYDSASAPPYSPYPATQDFAPASSYPAYPPPPADHHTPHHYPPAPPSAAAPSPPQPYYPYEPPPPPSPPQHHAPSAYPSLDRAGSYGGGYGSGSYGQQDQLYPPAAAAGGWSDDGAYAYRGGDAPEPYGARGTAPRQGSGNAALFDDYGRSIGPGKDRGGGGGGGAASPKVVRAVPKAETSEDVRGGVQKFRVKLLPEGAGSPMDVLCQVGLDGIRMLDPNTSRTLRIYPLETVTRWDVLDSSVFAFWSKSSVDLEARRIRLKSSSYTTNTILDTVTAASVQFKEMASSVSRSKAAADPASPSEQQNEKRRNFLDWRNLVKPVTEEKDHWVPDEAVNKCTACAGDFSAFNRRHHCRNCGDIFCDKCTQGRTPLTSDADSQPVRVCDRCMAEVSRRLSSAKEAANRPVVQSHEDLAKKLQEAMDINKKSSSGSRSSDGSSGKRMREVACPICTVHLQIDILKRLQRQAFYDIMQLRDRQEKVEKVLTLFKSHKVGPFAEESTRVKGLINFTGALALNSKEGVEPYSPEANSGISSQFAFRTSVRKKDSLLAELATDSRYFYQENDLMGSPLVLSKVMYLANVSDHMSVAAVPVGARCDDFSTDPSIQEGQWVPSFHTSLRPPLLLKRHKRAAGLILRSQNFAASLAELISTAAKSSGEASSIFTGFGQISCKMCDDIKLTMSAAWHGPSAIPRKSKPTAGGCLDFELKFDEDSRFGAWVEVKRSNPRQLKWAVTLSDTPENDLGWGVSLRRGSEGAPERIQLEGFLNLHLGQNATLQPGVMFNLDGRRCAPALVFRSSWFL
- the LOC123164508 gene encoding uncharacterized protein → MESVAIATTSRALAPPFPSAALRRRRRAASFVPVAAASKRRDGGEGEDAGAHKPPRPPSSGGEPTGLAPYGLSFSPFSKDAAMGLVMSAATGSGWTTGSGMEGPPMAGGAANRPEVSTLPWSLFTKSPRRRMRVAFTCNVCGQRTTRAINPHAYTDGTVFVQCCGCNIFHKLVDNLNLFHEMKCYVGPDFRYEGDAPFNYLEGGDDDSGNIFPLL
- the LOC123168149 gene encoding uncharacterized protein isoform X1; protein product: MDAAWACAVDRAAGVADSTRRFFLSFRRPPPPPPGPNPIDILKRLQRQAFYDIMQLRDRQEKVEKVLTLFKSHKVGPFAEESTRVKGLINFTGALALNSKEGVEPYSPEANSGISSQFAFRTSVRKKDSLLAELATDSRYFYQENDLMGSPLVLSKVMYLANVSDHMSVAAVPVGARCDDFSTDPSIQEGQWVPSFHTSLRPPLLLKRHKRAAGLILRSQNFAASLAELISTAAKSSGEASSIFTGFGQISCKMCDDIKLTMSAAWHGPSAIPRKSKPTAGGCLDFELKFDEDSRFGAWVEVKRSNPRQLKWAVTLSDTPENDLGWGVSLRRGSEGAPERIQLEGFLNLHLGQNATLQPGVMFNLDGRRCAPALVFRSSWFL
- the LOC123168148 gene encoding probable hexosyltransferase MUCI70, whose amino-acid sequence is MARRGKGGGGGAGVGDAAWRRGSARPRLLLVSAVAWALLLLAFHLWSCASPSAYFLSALCRKDGEVVRALDPMGTPSKPLHRCSIPVADDPDAVVIPKRTPNAIVKNLSYITVDKRDKDSPPLFGGRQTWKQREESFKLNATMKVHCGFMKNSGADMDAVDVEYIQKCKFVVASGIFDGYDAPHQPSNISLRSQKLFCFLMVVDEVSFDFIEQNVTVKVDSAGGKWVGIWRLVTLHRPPFDEPRRNGKVPKILTHRLFPQAWYSIWIDGKMELMVDPLLILERYLWRGKYTFAVAVHKHHRSIYEEGDAIKRRKRYARPLVDLQMKIYYHEGMEPWDETKRMPSDIPEGAVLIREHTTITDLFSCLWFNEVNLFTPRDQLSFGYVAHRLGDALKFFMFPNCEYNSLFILHRHTREHSSKVEWAKTIDEILKKGLKESRGGLGLWTPYPADLSSVELPAVKRTSQAS